The DNA window TTGTCCTGCAATTGTAGGTGACAGCCAGATAAATTCCCCCTCAATATACCCTTGCCAAACATTTGTTGTGTTGTTCACTTGACCTGTTAATGTTGTCCACCATGATTGTAAGGTAGCGGGTAGGCTGTCTTGAACTAATAAGAAACTGAGGGCAATGGCTAAAAAATTCATCATCATTCCAATTAATCACAAGCAAGTTGATAATGTTAGCTTAACCTAAATAAGCCGTAATTGCTTAAGCGATGATTTTTTGTCGAAATATTCCCTTTTAGGTAATGCCAAATCATTCAGATTTTAAACGCGAATGACTTTTTTAAATCCTGTTACCAAAACTAGTCAGCTATTTGTTTTAGTTTTTTGGCATTTTATTAGATAAAAAGGATAGTTCTCAGTTACCTCTGTTACTTCAAAAAGTCCAGTATTTCCAAATTCTTCTTTTATGGTTTTCCTGTCGTAAAAGAAAATTTTTACTCCACCAAACATTTCAAATCGGTCTTTACTTATTTGTTTGCCTTGTCCATAAGTTTGAGCATCCTTAGTTATTGCCGTAAAAATCATAAACCCATTTTCAGCCAACTGATTAAAACAATCTTGGATAAGTTTTATCCTTTCATCTTTATCCAGTAAGTATATTAAACCGTAGCAAAATATCCCGCCAAACAATTTGTTATCAAAAGGCATTTCTGTGACCGAACCATGATAAATTTTCAAATCGATTCCGAAATGTTTTTGAGCCAAATCTATTGCAGTCTGAGAAATTTCAACACCTGTTACAGACATTCCATTATCAATAAAAATTTTTGCATTTCGTCCATAACCAACTCCGGGTATTAAAACATTTTTGACTTTATGCTCAACAAAAAAGTCCTTTGTCAATATAGCTGATTTAGCAGGTTCTAAGCCCCACATTTCTTGCTTATCCTTAAATGCTTCTTCCCAAAATTCTGTCATTGTCATTCTCGTTATTTGCAAACTTTGTTTTCTAAAATTTCGCGGTTATATCCTAGATTTCTTCCTGTCGTCAAAATACTTTCTTCCTGCTTTTCCCCGCTATGCGGGATAAGGAAAAAAGAAGTAATAGTTGAAGCGATTGCACTCCTGCTTAATCTATATTGCTTGTGCTAAACAAATAACCTGAGTTCGGCGAGTTTCTTTTAAAAAGACAATAGCTTGTCTGAATCAGAATTCACAGGATTTAAAAGCATGATTCACTTGACTTTTTGGTTTGAGGGTTTTAAATCTTGTTAATCCTGAAAATCCTGACTCAGACAATGTTTTAATCTTGTCTGGTGAATCCTGATGAAAAACAAGAGAATTTCTGTCAGTCCTTCAACCTTTTTCGCGTGTTCCGACAGACCTGCTAAGTTTTCAAAACCTAACAGGTTTCTATTTTATAAAACTCACCGAACTTGGGTTAAGCGATGATTTTTAAGATAAACGCTTTACTGTTAGCCGTGTTATCCCATGCCATAGGGATTTTAAATGGCGGGCGTGGCGGTAATACCAGAGTACGATTCCCGTGAGGGTAATAAGTGCCAATATAAAACCCGCAAAAAGGACAATTGGAATTTGCCCCACACCAAAAAATCGTCCTGAATGCCATGAAATCATTAATGAAGATAGTTTTTCTAATCCAATCTTATCGCCAAATAATTGGCTATAGACTCGATGTTCACAGCGACTACTAACCCACGCAAAGGCATTTCCAATGTAGCGATTGCTATCTGCATCCCCTTTAAAAGCAAAGCTATAATAGTAGTCCTTTGCCGTTGGTAGCATAAGGCGTGCTAATTGCCTATCAGGAAACGCTTGTTGTGCCACTTTTAATGCCTGATTCGGTTTAATTTCTACACCACAATTTTGTTGTAACTGGCTTAACATTTCGACTGGGGGTTTACGCGGTAAATCTGGTAGCAAAAACTTAAACCATTGTGGTTGTGACCAGTAAACACCTGTTAATACCCAAGTCATCACAAATAAAATGCCCCATAATCCTAAAAAACTATGTACATAAAAAGAGAAGGTATGTGGATTTTTACTCCAACGAAAGCGCGTTGCTTTGTTTTTTATTGCACGGGCTGTTTTATGCGTTTGTGGCAACCATAAATAAATTCCCGTGACTAATAAAGCGAGTGTTAATAATCCAATAACTGCAACAACTAATTCGCCAAAATGACCCGCTAATAGCTCGCCATGCAAATGAATCAGCATCACTGTCCAACTCTCATCGAGATTGATGGCACGTAGGTAGCGATGTTGATAAGGGTCAACAGCAAGCAACATGGTTTCAATGTCAGGCAGATTGACAGGTTTGCCGAAAAAAGTCGCCGCATCAATTTGTAGGCGACTATGTGGCATCATGAGCCCTTTTAAATCAAAGTCTTCCCCATATCCTTGTTGGGCAACTGAAATTAAGGCTTCAAGGTCAGGGGACAGTGGTGCAGTTGAGGGGGTAGCGGTTACTAATTCGGGATATTCCCATCCGATTAAATCCCCCGAAAAAGTAATGATTAACCCTGTAATTGTGATAAGCAGGAGAAAGGCAAAAATAATTGCACCTAACCAGCTATGTAGATAAACTAATGCCCGCCGTGGTGAAGGCAATTTTAATTGTATATTTTTCAGCAACATCATAAAGCTATCTCGATTCATCCTGAAGCGTAATCGCTTTATCAGTGTATGACTTAAAACTATACACTGAATAAAGAGATATCGACGGTTTCTACAGAGTCACTTAAAAAGTGTATGTTGCTGTTAATTTAAAGTTTCGCCCTGGTTCAAGGTCATCAAGTCGCTGTCCACGAGCAATACCTGATGAAGACGCATGAGAGGTATAAACTTCATCGAATAAATTATCGACACCAAACGTTAAAACTAACCCTTTCAAACTTTGTTGCAACTGCCAACGAGCTGAGATGTTGTGCACATCATAGGATTTTTTATCACTACTATCTAAGGTATAACCATCTTCGGGACGTACAAACATGGAATCCCACGCAAATTTTAATCCTAAGGTTGGTACTTCATAATTTAGTTCTAAACTGATACTGTCACCCACTTCATTATCTAAGGGCTGTTTATTTAAACTATCGTCAGGGTCAAAGGTTGTAATTTCAGAATCAGAACGGGCATAACTGGCTAAAACGCCAAAGTCTCCAATATCATAATTAACGCTAAATTCAAAACCATTAATTTCCACATCGCCAATATTGGCATCATAAGCAAGACTACTACCCTCATAAATCACAGTCATGTAGTCTTTAATATCTGTTCTAAATACAGTTAAATTTGCCGCAAATCTATCTGCACCTAAAAACCGCTTTTCTTGAAATAACAAACTAATTTGATTATTACGCGCCGTTTCAGGGCGTAAATCTGTATTCAACACAGAATAGTCAGAAACTCCTGTAAAAATCTCGCTTAACTCAGGGCCTTTAAAACTTTCTGTCGTGCTTACACGCACTGTAAATGCTGTTGAAAGCGGATATTCTGCCGCTAATGCAGTAGAAAACTCATCCCAATCCTGCTTTTCACCCCGCGCAATATCACGCGAATAATAATCGTAACGAAGCCCTGGTGTGATTGCTAAACCATTACTAAACTCAACCCTGTCCTCAATATAAGCGGCATACGATTTTGCTTCTTCCTGTGCAAAAACATTTGTAGCAGGATTGCCCGTTGCTTGTGCAACACGACTATAATCTGATGATTGTTGACGATATTCAGTACCATACGTTAACTGCTGTTTTAACGACTCCGTATTAATCACTGTTTGCGCTAATAAATTAATCCCCTTCGTTTTTGCAAGACCACTAATTACCGCATTACGTAAACTTGCATCTTCAGAACGCCATAAATCCAACTCGTTATAATAAGCTGTCGTCTTTAAATACAAAGTATTACCAATATCTAACTCATGATTAAGCGTATAAGTATTACGACTGAATTCCGTTGGAAAAACCGCTTGCTTTGTAAAACCAACATTAGCACTTGTACCAAAGTTAGGACGTGGTGAATAAAGCCCCTCATCCTCATATCGGTCTGCGCTAAACTCCAAACGTTGATAATCAGTTAAGTCATAACCCACTTTAAATAAAATATCGCCAATCGTGCCATCATTCCCCATCATGGTATCGCCATTTCCATCTTTAGGATTATCACGATTCACATTATAGCCATAGACCAAAGCATCCAACTTGTCATACTTTCCATAGCCTGTTAAAGAAAAACCTAACGATTTATTAGACGCATAAGACCCCTGCACCCGCGCTCCAACCGTCTGCCCTGCCTGTAATAAATCCTGAGCATCTTTTGTTTCAAAACGCACAGAACCACCCAAACCATTATTAATAACCGATGTAGCCCCCACATCAATTTCAACCGCTTTTAAAATATCCGCATTAAGTAATAAATTCCCCACATGATGAAACATATTAATCGCTTGTGGCGCACCATCTAAACGAATATCTAAATCAGTTTCATCAATACCGCGAATATTAATACGCTGATTCACCGAATGAGAACCACCAATATCTACACCTGGAATATTACGCATTAAATCACTCAAATGATCTGCTTGCTTCATCGCAATACTATCATCTGCTAAATGCTGCGAACTACTTTGAACACTAGTACTCCAAACATCCACCGTCGCTAACTCCACATCCGAATTAACAACTGCTAATTCAATATTGTCATCAGAAAACCCCACACTCGTAACACTGGTACATAAAAGTAATGGCAACATTTTATGCTTTGAAAATAACATCACAATATCTCACTTTGATTTTGTTAAATAAATACAATGAATTAAAAATAAAAAATCACACTTAATCTTATAAAGATAAATGATAATGATTATCATTTAAAAATGGAAGCCATAAAAATGAATAATACTTTAATCACTCCAATCAAAACCCCTGCTTTTTTAGATTGAATACCACACCAAAAAACGGCATATTTTTCTAAAATTAGACTGAACTATTTCATTAACCTACCAAAAAAGAGAGAAAACACCATGCTAGGCGCGATAACAGGCGATATCATCGGCTCAGTGTACGAATGGAACAACATCAAAACAACCGATTTTCCCCTTTTCAATCAAAATAACAAATTCACCGACGATAGCGTATTAACCATTGCACTTGCCGAAACTATCCTGCAACAAAGTGATTACGCCGAAACCATGAAAGCCTATTACCACCGCTACCCAAAAGCAGGTTTCGGCGCGAGTTTTATCCAATGGGCAAACCAAACCAACAGTCAACCCTATAACAGCTGGGGTAATGGTGCTGCCATGCGCATCAGCCCAGTTGCCTATTACTTTGATTCTCTAGAAGAAATCCAAAAAAAAGCCACTACATACACCAATATCACCCACAACCACCCCGAAGGCATTAAAGGCGCGTTAGCAACTGCCTCCGCTATTTATCTTGCTCGCACACACCACAGCAAAACAGAAATAAAAAACTACATTACCCAAACATTTCACTACGACCTTAATCGCACCTGCGACGAAATCCGCCCAACTTATACTTTTGATGTCTCTTGTCAAGGCTCTGTCCCACAAGCCATTATTGCCTTTTTAGAATCCACTGATTTTGAAAACGCCATTCGTCTTGCGGTCTCTTTAGGCGGTGACAGTGACACTATCGCCTGCATCACAGGTAGTATTGCCGAAGCCTTCTATGCGGGTGTTCCCGAACCTATCGCGCAACAAGCCCTGAATTTTTTAGATGACCCATTACGAACAACCGTTCAACAATTCAGAGAAAAATACATACACTTTTAAAAATAAGGCAAAACAGCTTAAATCGATAAAAATTGACGACTTCGATAAATCTAATTATCATAATCGTCTTTCCTACCTCTTGCGGGTGTAGTTCAATGGTAGAACTTCAGCTTCCCAAGCTGATAGCGTGGGTTCGATTCCCATCACCCGCTCCATTTAAAAACAAGTAATTATGAACGAATCCCACACCGTTTATATGGTTACTTTATCCACATCTTTGCCAGTTTATCCAGTGCTTTTTGGCGTATTTCGCTTGACAAATGTGAATACCGCTGAACCATCGCTAGGGTTTTATGTCCTAATATCTCTGCAATCGTGATTGCATTCTCGCCATTCATTGCCAAGTAACTCGCCGCCGTATGTCTGAGGTCATGGAAACGGAAGTTTTCTATATTTGCTTGTTTTAATAAATTCTTCCATACACTGCTTGCTAAAAAATAGGGATGTCCTGTTTTGCCTGTAAAAACATAAGGGCTAAGTTTTGGGAGTTCCTTAAGTTGTTCCAAAATTGTTGGAGATAGGTTTATAACTCTCATATCTCCGTTTTTCGTGGTATGTAGGATGACTAGGCGATTTGTAAAATCGATATCAGTCCATCGTAAATTAATAATTTCTCCCTTTCTCATGCCTGTTGTGAGCGCAATTAAGATAATTGGGTAAAGATATTGAGTTGTCTTTGCTACGGTTAGTAATCGGTTAATTTCATCAGGGGATAGGTAGCGGAGACGCGATTGTTCTCTGTACTTTTTGACGGCTTTCACGGGGTGTTTTTGCGCCCATTCAAGCACGTCTATTGCGTAGGTAAAAACAGGGCTGATTGCTTGAACGTAGCGATTAGCGGTAGGAGGTTTTTTTCCTAGTCTAAGCAGGGCATCACGAGCGCGGATAACATCGTGGGCAGTGCATTTTTTAACGGATAGGTGTCCTAGTGCTTTACGCCAGTATTGGAGTTGTGGTTTTTGTAGCTTAATCGTTTTTGGGTTTTTGTGGTTCATTGCTTCATTGATGTAAAGGTCTATGAGTTGGGCAACGGTTTGTTGTTGGGTGTTTTCAGAGAATTCGACGGCTTCTTTTAGGGTTGTAAACGTTCTGCTGATGTTGTTTTGTTTGTCTCTAATGCGAACCGTCCAAACTGTGTAACCTTGTTTATTTTTGCGTTTAGTTATGCTTGCCATAATGTCGTTAATCGTGTTTTAGACTGTTGCAAAAAGGTAACAGTCGGTCATGGTAATTTTTTCTGAAACGTGTAGCGATTTTTGCCGAAAGTTCACCATATTAACCATTTCAATAACTTAACCTAACATTGACCCACCATAGTCCACCATATTAACCATTTCAATAAGTTATCTCTCTTTTTATCTTAATAACCTAGAAGAACACAGTTTGTTTATGTCGTAAGTCCTTGGCTTGGTTAATATGGTGGACTATGGTGGGTCTATGGTGAATCAAGTTATTGATTTGGTTAAAATGGTGGACTTTTGCACTTTTTCTAAATTTGCGTGTGTCCCATTTTTTGGGTTTTTTTCGTGTTGTTTTCACGCAACAATTAGAACGGCTTAGGGTATTTCATATCGATAGGGGAAGGTGTCCGTTCTGCTTCACGACGAATGCTTAGGCAGTCGATGTAACTAGCATTCATGTCACGCCAGCGTTTAACGTCGGTTAAGCCTAGTTGTGTGTTGCACAGTTCAACGAGGAGCGGGACCCAGCGATTAAGGGCTAGGGGTTTATTGCCTACGTCTTGGCAGTATTGGACGTATGAGGGGTATAGCCATTTGTCAGCATTGATAATTTGCCCATTGTCTGAGCGACTGACACCGACGGGCGTAGAGAAATGAAGGTCATAAACGACCCGTTCTTCTAACCATGCGGCTATTGGATTCGTATTAATGAGGTTTTCACGTTCTACGTCGTGGAGGCTATGAACATTGTCGTGTGTATCACGGACATAGGAGGCGACTTGTTCAGGGGTTAGGGCTAAGACCCAGTTGATTAAGCCCGCAATGTAGGGTTGAAATTCTTTTGTGAGGTCTCTGCGATCTTTTGAGGATATAAGCTGATTGAAGTAAACGGTGATACGACGGCGAGCAATACCGCTGGTGTAGTCTTTGGAGCTTATCGCCTCATTAGCGGCTATAACGACTAGCCCTGTTGCTTTAAAGCCCGCTGTTGCTTGTATGCCTTTTTGTTCGTAGCGGAGGGTGTCTTGTCCTGTTATTGCCTTGAGAACGCTAACATCGCCCGCGAAGTTTTGGGAGTCAGTTATTGTTATCAGCTTTTTACCGTAAAGGCAGGCAGTCTCGAATTGTCCTTTTTCTAGGAGTTTAAGTTCTGTTGAGTGGGTATTTTGTTCACCAACAAGTAACTCGCAGAGTCTGATAAATGTGCCTTTACCGCTACCGCCTACGCCGATAATTTCAAGATAGCGTTGTAGTTCTACGCGGGAGGTGATTATCGCGTTCATGTAGGCGCGGAGTAGTTGGAGTTGGTCCTCATTACCACCAACGCAGAACGATAGCCAGTCGATGATAGGTTTGCAGGTGGCTTGTGGGCTGTAGTCGTAGGGGATTATCCACGTGGTGTAGTATTTTTTGTCGTGTTTAAACAGTTTCTTATCAGTTATCCGCAGGAGTCCGTTTTTGAAGGGGATAGTGTCGGGTATTTTGTTGAATTCGAAGACGGCTTTTTTTACCTTGAGAAACTTGGTCACGCCTGAGACGTAGCCCGCGCTGTAGCCGACATTGCCGACAACTTCATGGATGTATTTGTCGATAATATCTTCCGCGCGCAAGGCATGAATT is part of the Beggiatoa alba B18LD genome and encodes:
- a CDS encoding class I SAM-dependent methyltransferase, which gives rise to MTEFWEEAFKDKQEMWGLEPAKSAILTKDFFVEHKVKNVLIPGVGYGRNAKIFIDNGMSVTGVEISQTAIDLAQKHFGIDLKIYHGSVTEMPFDNKLFGGIFCYGLIYLLDKDERIKLIQDCFNQLAENGFMIFTAITKDAQTYGQGKQISKDRFEMFGGVKIFFYDRKTIKEEFGNTGLFEVTEVTENYPFYLIKCQKTKTNS
- a CDS encoding PepSY-associated TM helix domain-containing protein, with protein sequence MMLLKNIQLKLPSPRRALVYLHSWLGAIIFAFLLLITITGLIITFSGDLIGWEYPELVTATPSTAPLSPDLEALISVAQQGYGEDFDLKGLMMPHSRLQIDAATFFGKPVNLPDIETMLLAVDPYQHRYLRAINLDESWTVMLIHLHGELLAGHFGELVVAVIGLLTLALLVTGIYLWLPQTHKTARAIKNKATRFRWSKNPHTFSFYVHSFLGLWGILFVMTWVLTGVYWSQPQWFKFLLPDLPRKPPVEMLSQLQQNCGVEIKPNQALKVAQQAFPDRQLARLMLPTAKDYYYSFAFKGDADSNRYIGNAFAWVSSRCEHRVYSQLFGDKIGLEKLSSLMISWHSGRFFGVGQIPIVLFAGFILALITLTGIVLWYYRHARHLKSLWHGITRLTVKRLS
- a CDS encoding TonB-dependent receptor domain-containing protein is translated as MLPLLLCTSVTSVGFSDDNIELAVVNSDVELATVDVWSTSVQSSSQHLADDSIAMKQADHLSDLMRNIPGVDIGGSHSVNQRINIRGIDETDLDIRLDGAPQAINMFHHVGNLLLNADILKAVEIDVGATSVINNGLGGSVRFETKDAQDLLQAGQTVGARVQGSYASNKSLGFSLTGYGKYDKLDALVYGYNVNRDNPKDGNGDTMMGNDGTIGDILFKVGYDLTDYQRLEFSADRYEDEGLYSPRPNFGTSANVGFTKQAVFPTEFSRNTYTLNHELDIGNTLYLKTTAYYNELDLWRSEDASLRNAVISGLAKTKGINLLAQTVINTESLKQQLTYGTEYRQQSSDYSRVAQATGNPATNVFAQEEAKSYAAYIEDRVEFSNGLAITPGLRYDYYSRDIARGEKQDWDEFSTALAAEYPLSTAFTVRVSTTESFKGPELSEIFTGVSDYSVLNTDLRPETARNNQISLLFQEKRFLGADRFAANLTVFRTDIKDYMTVIYEGSSLAYDANIGDVEINGFEFSVNYDIGDFGVLASYARSDSEITTFDPDDSLNKQPLDNEVGDSISLELNYEVPTLGLKFAWDSMFVRPEDGYTLDSSDKKSYDVHNISARWQLQQSLKGLVLTFGVDNLFDEVYTSHASSSGIARGQRLDDLEPGRNFKLTATYTF
- a CDS encoding ADP-ribosylglycohydrolase family protein yields the protein MLGAITGDIIGSVYEWNNIKTTDFPLFNQNNKFTDDSVLTIALAETILQQSDYAETMKAYYHRYPKAGFGASFIQWANQTNSQPYNSWGNGAAMRISPVAYYFDSLEEIQKKATTYTNITHNHPEGIKGALATASAIYLARTHHSKTEIKNYITQTFHYDLNRTCDEIRPTYTFDVSCQGSVPQAIIAFLESTDFENAIRLAVSLGGDSDTIACITGSIAEAFYAGVPEPIAQQALNFLDDPLRTTVQQFREKYIHF
- a CDS encoding tyrosine-type recombinase/integrase, with translation MASITKRKNKQGYTVWTVRIRDKQNNISRTFTTLKEAVEFSENTQQQTVAQLIDLYINEAMNHKNPKTIKLQKPQLQYWRKALGHLSVKKCTAHDVIRARDALLRLGKKPPTANRYVQAISPVFTYAIDVLEWAQKHPVKAVKKYREQSRLRYLSPDEINRLLTVAKTTQYLYPIILIALTTGMRKGEIINLRWTDIDFTNRLVILHTTKNGDMRVINLSPTILEQLKELPKLSPYVFTGKTGHPYFLASSVWKNLLKQANIENFRFHDLRHTAASYLAMNGENAITIAEILGHKTLAMVQRYSHLSSEIRQKALDKLAKMWIK
- a CDS encoding phage NrS-1 polymerase family protein, translated to MNNYIPKYLKERAQWVNWRYVERPNGKLGKAPFMPTGQPAKTNNANTLSPYETVQNAQGFDGIGFVLREGDNLVCIDLDHVIQPDGELEPWAKDILDLFKTTYIEKSPSGEGLHIWCFGKAKRCGKGTTEKRIEIYDYTSPRYLTVTGDIYLDYEHCSTDINHAQAQLDYVYEKYFKPAEDNPPALTPPTSAVEQGKSAHDLNVSNNDKIPAVKNPIPAVDIFTLTKNDVKFNALFNGDFSGYPSHSEADFALCLKLAFYTQNNATEIDRLFRQSGLFRPDWDKKHGQTTYGQRTIHNALAKSVNKLELKEKNTVDASAPTVPDNSPTVPDEQAQQDKSVIKTRKTLPPQSILGNLLAKRINNLIFDALIEEWMIYEDNHWQKIHALRAEDIIDKYIHEVVGNVGYSAGYVSGVTKFLKVKKAVFEFNKIPDTIPFKNGLLRITDKKLFKHDKKYYTTWIIPYDYSPQATCKPIIDWLSFCVGGNEDQLQLLRAYMNAIITSRVELQRYLEIIGVGGSGKGTFIRLCELLVGEQNTHSTELKLLEKGQFETACLYGKKLITITDSQNFAGDVSVLKAITGQDTLRYEQKGIQATAGFKATGLVVIAANEAISSKDYTSGIARRRITVYFNQLISSKDRRDLTKEFQPYIAGLINWVLALTPEQVASYVRDTHDNVHSLHDVERENLINTNPIAAWLEERVVYDLHFSTPVGVSRSDNGQIINADKWLYPSYVQYCQDVGNKPLALNRWVPLLVELCNTQLGLTDVKRWRDMNASYIDCLSIRREAERTPSPIDMKYPKPF